A part of Denitratisoma oestradiolicum genomic DNA contains:
- a CDS encoding c-type cytochrome, with translation MARIISFLAVVVFALTTHPALAAGNPESGQKKAAACMGCHGPDGNSMLETWPKLAGQLPEYIATQLQAFKSGKRDNEQMTPQARLVAEVDIPDLAAYFASQKVKPTAAAKPALLAQGERIFTQGKGRPTVVAACMGCHGQDGAGNHNWGGTMTLPPTVLAPAIGGQHAAYLVAQLKAYKTGKRATDTASVMRDVASRLEEGDILAVAEYASTLKR, from the coding sequence ATGGCACGGATCATCAGTTTCCTCGCTGTCGTGGTGTTCGCACTGACCACCCATCCAGCCCTCGCCGCCGGCAACCCGGAATCCGGCCAGAAGAAAGCTGCGGCCTGCATGGGTTGCCACGGCCCCGACGGCAACAGCATGCTGGAGACCTGGCCCAAGCTGGCCGGCCAACTACCTGAATACATCGCCACCCAATTGCAGGCCTTCAAGTCCGGCAAGCGCGACAACGAACAGATGACCCCCCAGGCCCGACTGGTAGCCGAGGTGGACATCCCCGATCTCGCTGCCTATTTCGCCAGTCAGAAGGTAAAGCCCACCGCAGCCGCGAAGCCGGCGCTGCTGGCCCAGGGCGAAAGAATCTTCACCCAGGGCAAGGGACGTCCCACCGTGGTAGCCGCCTGCATGGGTTGTCACGGCCAGGATGGCGCGGGTAATCACAACTGGGGCGGCACCATGACCCTCCCGCCCACGGTGCTGGCACCGGCCATCGGTGGCCAGCATGCCGCCTACCTGGTGGCCCAGCTCAAGGCCTACAAGACCGGCAAACGCGCCACCGATACGGCCAGCGTCATGCGTGATGTCGCCTCACGCCTGGAAGAAGGCGACATCCTGGCGGTTGCCGAATACGCCTCGACCTTGAAGCGCTGA
- a CDS encoding TlpA disulfide reductase family protein, with the protein MRRLLLLLLWLTTLVGGVRAGEVEPLPTAHGGVQLEAQGLDGKTVSLREGRGRVTVLVFWSPESMASRKSMGELQRFADMADAREVFFLAISTTGTAESIAAFARARGLTLPLALRQADDLGTLPEQGLPLALLFDQEGRLRQRRVGLIRLRALLEPVRELLK; encoded by the coding sequence ATGCGAAGACTTTTGCTTTTATTGCTGTGGCTGACAACGCTGGTGGGCGGCGTCCGGGCCGGGGAAGTCGAGCCTCTGCCGACGGCCCATGGTGGTGTGCAACTGGAGGCGCAAGGCCTTGATGGCAAGACGGTATCCCTGAGGGAGGGGCGGGGAAGGGTGACGGTACTGGTGTTCTGGTCGCCGGAGTCCATGGCCTCCCGCAAGAGCATGGGGGAGCTGCAACGCTTCGCCGATATGGCAGATGCAAGAGAGGTGTTCTTCCTCGCGATCAGCACCACCGGGACGGCGGAATCGATCGCCGCCTTTGCCCGGGCGCGAGGGCTGACCCTGCCCTTGGCGCTGCGTCAGGCCGACGATCTGGGCACCCTGCCGGAGCAGGGCCTGCCCCTGGCCCTGCTTTTCGATCAGGAAGGTCGCCTGCGGCAACGTCGCGTGGGTTTGATACGGCTGCGCGCCCTGCTGGAGCCGGTGCGCGAGCTGCTGAAATAG
- the mpl gene encoding UDP-N-acetylmuramate:L-alanyl-gamma-D-glutamyl-meso-diaminopimelate ligase translates to MHIHILGICGTFMGGIALLAEAAGHRVTGCDANVYPPMSTQLEEQGIALVEGYDAGQVALAPDLFVVGNAISRGNPLLEAVLDRNLPYVSGPQWLAEHILRDKWVLGVAGTHGKTTTTSLLAWILEDAGLNPGFLVGGVPQNFGLSARLTDSPFFVIEADEYDTAFCDKRSKFVHYRPRTVILNNLEFDHADIFVDLAAIETQFHHLVRTLPRQGLIVANGAEASLQRVLARGCWTPVEYFNQAEGWQAQALADGEFELRHAGVAEGKARLELAGAHNQANAVAALLAARHAGVSLAHGLEALGRFQGIKRRLEVRGTVRGVTVYDDFAHHPTAIAATLAGLRDKVGARRILAVLEPRSNTMKLGTMKAQLPGSLGQANRVFCYAHNLGWDAAAALAPLGARSSTHEDMEALVAAIAAEARDGDQILVMSNGAFGGIHGKLLQALEA, encoded by the coding sequence ATGCATATCCACATCCTGGGCATCTGCGGTACCTTCATGGGCGGCATCGCCCTCCTGGCCGAGGCCGCGGGCCATCGCGTGACGGGTTGCGACGCCAATGTCTACCCGCCCATGAGTACCCAGCTTGAGGAACAGGGTATAGCCCTGGTCGAGGGCTACGATGCCGGGCAGGTCGCCCTGGCGCCGGATCTGTTCGTGGTGGGCAATGCCATCTCACGGGGTAATCCCCTGCTGGAGGCAGTCCTCGACCGCAACCTGCCCTATGTGTCGGGGCCCCAGTGGCTGGCCGAGCACATCCTGCGGGACAAGTGGGTGCTGGGTGTGGCCGGTACCCACGGCAAGACCACGACCACTTCGTTGCTGGCCTGGATACTGGAAGATGCCGGCCTCAATCCGGGCTTCCTGGTGGGCGGAGTGCCCCAGAATTTTGGCCTCTCGGCCCGGCTCACCGATTCTCCCTTTTTCGTCATCGAGGCCGACGAGTACGACACCGCCTTTTGCGACAAGCGTTCCAAGTTCGTCCACTACCGGCCCCGCACCGTGATCCTCAACAACCTGGAGTTCGATCACGCCGACATCTTTGTCGACCTGGCAGCCATCGAGACCCAGTTCCATCACCTGGTGCGGACCCTGCCCCGGCAGGGCCTGATCGTCGCCAATGGGGCCGAGGCCAGCCTGCAACGGGTGTTGGCCCGGGGCTGCTGGACGCCAGTGGAATATTTCAACCAGGCCGAGGGCTGGCAGGCCCAGGCCCTGGCTGACGGGGAATTCGAACTACGCCATGCCGGCGTGGCCGAGGGCAAGGCCCGGCTGGAACTGGCGGGCGCCCACAATCAGGCCAATGCCGTCGCCGCCCTGTTGGCGGCCCGCCATGCGGGCGTGTCCCTGGCCCATGGCCTGGAGGCCCTGGGACGCTTCCAGGGCATCAAGCGCCGCCTGGAGGTGCGCGGCACGGTGCGGGGGGTGACGGTGTATGACGACTTCGCCCATCATCCCACCGCCATCGCCGCCACACTGGCTGGACTGCGCGACAAGGTGGGTGCCCGGCGCATACTGGCCGTTCTGGAGCCCCGTTCCAACACTATGAAGCTGGGGACCATGAAGGCCCAGCTGCCCGGGAGTCTGGGCCAGGCGAATCGGGTCTTCTGCTATGCCCACAATCTGGGCTGGGATGCGGCGGCGGCCCTGGCCCCCCTGGGGGCGCGGTCCTCCACCCACGAAGATATGGAGGCCCTGGTGGCTGCCATTGCTGCCGAAGCACGGGATGGCGATCAGATACTGGTCATGAGCAACGGTGCTTTCGGTGGCATCCACGGCAAGTTGTTGCAGGCACTGGAGGCGTGA
- a CDS encoding TlpA family protein disulfide reductase yields the protein MKRPLLRVGLLLVVLASTWGGYYYSQHRLLPTDIPAGAVVAEAIPRLLAAPLQDLAGQNRTLAEWRGKILVINLWATWCTPCKDEMPAFSRIHQQLSDNGVQFIGVALDSAEAVRAFSVQYPVSYPLLLGESELGALSTQLGNRVQGLPFTLVLDRQGRAVASRLGRWPEEHLRKQLQSLLTTGK from the coding sequence TTGAAGCGGCCCCTGCTGCGGGTCGGACTCCTGCTGGTGGTGCTGGCCTCCACCTGGGGCGGCTATTACTACAGCCAGCATCGGCTGCTTCCAACGGACATCCCCGCCGGCGCCGTGGTCGCCGAGGCGATACCCCGGCTGCTGGCCGCCCCCCTCCAGGACCTTGCGGGCCAGAACCGGACCCTGGCCGAATGGCGCGGAAAGATCCTGGTGATCAACCTGTGGGCCACCTGGTGCACCCCCTGCAAGGATGAGATGCCGGCTTTTTCCCGCATTCACCAACAACTATCCGACAATGGGGTGCAATTCATCGGCGTCGCCCTGGATAGTGCCGAGGCAGTGCGCGCCTTCTCAGTCCAGTACCCGGTCAGCTACCCCCTGCTGCTGGGCGAAAGCGAACTGGGTGCCCTGAGCACCCAACTGGGCAACCGGGTCCAGGGCCTGCCCTTCACCCTGGTCCTCGACCGACAGGGTCGGGCCGTGGCGAGCCGGCTGGGGCGCTGGCCGGAGGAACATCTGCGGAAGCAACTACAATCCTTGCTGACCACGGGCAAATAA
- the aroQ gene encoding type II 3-dehydroquinate dehydratase codes for MQKTTRSQKSKAAPKGEQLPVRILVLHGPNLNLLGSREPAVYGHTTLVDIHQAMESRAQAAGVQIESFQSNHEGELIDRVQSARTEGIEFIIINPAGYTHTSIALRDALAAVAIPFIEVHLSNIHGREAFRHHSHFSDLAIGVICGLGAQGYELALEAVLTRLGRS; via the coding sequence ATGCAGAAGACAACTCGCAGCCAAAAAAGCAAAGCCGCCCCCAAGGGCGAACAGCTTCCTGTGCGCATTCTGGTTCTCCACGGCCCCAATCTGAACCTGTTGGGCAGCCGGGAACCGGCAGTCTATGGCCATACCACTCTGGTGGATATTCATCAGGCCATGGAGTCCCGTGCCCAGGCCGCCGGTGTCCAGATCGAGAGTTTCCAGAGCAATCATGAAGGCGAACTCATCGACCGGGTGCAAAGCGCCAGAACCGAAGGCATTGAATTCATCATCATCAATCCGGCCGGCTATACCCACACCAGCATCGCCCTCCGCGATGCCCTGGCGGCAGTGGCCATCCCGTTCATCGAAGTTCACCTGTCGAACATTCATGGCCGGGAGGCGTTCCGCCACCATTCCCACTTCTCCGATCTGGCCATCGGCGTGATTTGCGGGCTTGGCGCCCAGGGCTACGAACTGGCCCTGGAAGCAGTCCTGACCCGGCTCGGCCGATCCTGA
- the accB gene encoding acetyl-CoA carboxylase biotin carboxyl carrier protein, with product MDLRKLKTLIDLVQNSGISELEISEGEEKIRIAKHIPAPAQTTVMMGGHHGMPMNMASHTPPPAVAEPVASGLPDGAVVAAPMVGTFYRAGSPGASPFVEVGQSVKVGDTLCILEAMKLMNEIESEVSGTVKAILVENGQPVEFGQPLFVIG from the coding sequence ATGGACCTCAGAAAACTAAAAACATTGATCGACCTCGTGCAGAATTCCGGCATCTCCGAGCTGGAGATCAGCGAAGGCGAGGAAAAGATCCGCATCGCCAAGCATATCCCGGCGCCGGCACAGACCACCGTCATGATGGGTGGGCACCACGGCATGCCGATGAACATGGCCTCCCATACCCCGCCCCCTGCGGTCGCGGAGCCGGTCGCCAGCGGCCTGCCGGATGGCGCCGTGGTCGCCGCCCCCATGGTGGGCACCTTCTACCGGGCTGGCAGCCCGGGAGCCAGCCCCTTTGTCGAGGTGGGCCAGTCCGTCAAGGTCGGCGACACCCTGTGCATCCTGGAAGCCATGAAGCTGATGAACGAGATCGAGTCCGAAGTCTCCGGCACCGTCAAGGCGATCCTGGTGGAAAACGGCCAGCCCGTCGAATTCGGCCAGCCCCTGTTCGTGATCGGCTGA
- the accC gene encoding acetyl-CoA carboxylase biotin carboxylase subunit, producing the protein MFEKVLIANRGEIALRILRACRELGIKTVAVHSTADTEAKYVKLADESVCIGPPASAQSYLNIPAIISAAEVTDAEAIHPGYGFLSENAAFAERVEKSGFVFIGPRSETIGLMGDKVSAKDAMKAAGVPCVPGSEGALPEDPKEIIKIARSIGYPVIIKAAGGGGGRGMRVVHTEAALLNAVAMTRSEAQSAFGNPTVYMEKFLENPRHIEIQVLADQHGNAVYLGERDCSMQRRHQKVIEEAPAPDINRRIINKVGESCAAACRRINYRGAGTFEFLYENGEFYFIEMNTRVQVEHPVTEQVTGIDIVQAQIRIAAGEKLWFNQRDIQLKGHSIECRINAEDPFKFTPSPGRIETWHPPGGPGVRVDSHVYAGYNVPPNYDSMIGKVITYGDTREQAIRRMRIALSEMMVGGIKTNIPLHQELMLDERFVLGGTSIHYLEEKLAAKGK; encoded by the coding sequence ATGTTCGAAAAAGTATTGATTGCAAACCGGGGCGAGATCGCCCTGCGCATCCTGCGCGCCTGCCGCGAGTTGGGCATCAAGACCGTGGCCGTCCATTCCACGGCCGATACCGAGGCCAAGTACGTGAAACTGGCGGATGAGTCCGTCTGCATCGGCCCGCCCGCTTCGGCCCAGAGCTACCTCAACATTCCCGCCATCATCTCCGCCGCCGAGGTGACCGACGCCGAGGCTATCCACCCCGGCTACGGCTTTCTGTCCGAGAACGCCGCCTTCGCCGAACGGGTGGAAAAGTCGGGTTTCGTCTTCATCGGCCCCCGCTCCGAAACCATCGGCCTGATGGGCGACAAGGTCAGTGCCAAGGACGCCATGAAGGCGGCCGGTGTGCCCTGCGTGCCAGGCTCCGAAGGCGCCCTGCCGGAAGATCCAAAGGAAATCATCAAGATCGCCCGTTCCATCGGCTACCCGGTGATCATCAAGGCCGCCGGCGGCGGCGGCGGCCGCGGCATGCGGGTGGTGCACACCGAGGCTGCCCTGCTCAATGCCGTGGCCATGACCCGCAGCGAGGCCCAATCGGCCTTCGGCAACCCCACGGTGTACATGGAGAAGTTCCTGGAGAACCCTCGCCACATCGAGATACAGGTATTGGCCGACCAGCATGGCAATGCCGTCTATCTGGGGGAACGGGACTGCTCCATGCAGCGCCGCCACCAGAAGGTGATCGAGGAGGCCCCGGCACCTGACATCAACCGGCGCATCATCAACAAGGTGGGGGAGTCCTGCGCCGCTGCCTGCCGCCGCATCAACTACCGGGGCGCCGGCACCTTCGAATTCCTCTACGAGAACGGCGAGTTCTATTTCATCGAAATGAACACACGGGTCCAGGTGGAGCATCCGGTCACCGAGCAGGTGACGGGCATCGACATCGTCCAGGCCCAGATCCGCATCGCCGCCGGCGAGAAACTCTGGTTCAATCAGCGGGACATCCAGTTGAAGGGCCATTCCATCGAGTGCCGCATCAATGCCGAGGACCCCTTCAAGTTCACCCCCTCCCCGGGGCGCATCGAAACCTGGCACCCCCCCGGCGGCCCCGGCGTGCGGGTGGACTCCCATGTCTATGCCGGCTACAACGTGCCTCCCAACTATGACTCCATGATCGGCAAGGTCATCACCTATGGGGACACCCGGGAGCAGGCGATCCGCCGCATGCGCATCGCCCTGTCGGAAATGATGGTGGGGGGCATCAAGACCAACATTCCCCTGCACCAGGAACTGATGCTGGACGAACGCTTCGTCCTGGGCGGCACCAGCATTCACTATCTGGAAGAAAAACTGGCGGCAAAAGGAAAATGA
- the prmA gene encoding 50S ribosomal protein L11 methyltransferase has translation MWVNVSLLTDAPHADALSEALMEQGALSVSVEDAFLGTDQETPQFGEPGSPDTPLWEQSRVIALFDPGDDLPGRVAAACQAAGLTDLPEFEFEEVAEQNWVQLTQSQFEPIRINDRLWIVPSWHDVPDSAAINLRLDPGMAFGTGSHPTTWLCLQWLCDRIKGGHGAQLSLLDYGCGSGILAIAAARLGAGSVLGVDIDEKALEAAAENARRNGVALPLRHSRQALDERFDLVVANILTNPLCVLAPLLSDRIAPGGYLALSGVLETQAGQVIEAYAPHIRLKVGAIHEGWCRLEGHRP, from the coding sequence GTGTGGGTCAATGTCTCGCTGCTGACTGACGCGCCCCACGCCGACGCCTTGTCCGAGGCGCTGATGGAGCAAGGTGCGCTGTCGGTCAGCGTCGAGGACGCCTTTCTCGGCACGGACCAGGAAACTCCCCAGTTCGGCGAACCGGGCAGCCCCGACACTCCCCTGTGGGAGCAAAGCAGGGTGATCGCCCTGTTCGATCCCGGCGACGACCTGCCCGGCCGGGTGGCCGCGGCCTGCCAGGCGGCGGGCCTGACGGACCTGCCCGAATTCGAGTTCGAGGAAGTGGCGGAACAGAACTGGGTGCAACTGACCCAGTCCCAGTTCGAGCCCATCCGTATCAACGACCGGCTCTGGATCGTGCCTTCCTGGCACGACGTTCCGGACAGCGCCGCCATTAACCTGCGTCTCGACCCCGGCATGGCCTTCGGCACCGGCTCCCACCCCACCACCTGGCTCTGCCTGCAATGGCTCTGCGACCGGATCAAGGGCGGCCATGGCGCACAACTTAGCCTGCTCGACTACGGCTGCGGCTCGGGCATCCTGGCCATCGCCGCCGCCCGGCTGGGAGCAGGTTCGGTGCTGGGTGTCGACATCGACGAGAAGGCCCTGGAAGCCGCCGCCGAAAATGCCCGGCGCAACGGCGTCGCCCTGCCCCTGCGCCATTCCCGGCAAGCCCTGGACGAGCGCTTCGATCTGGTGGTGGCCAACATCCTCACCAATCCCCTGTGCGTACTGGCCCCCCTGCTCTCCGACCGGATCGCGCCGGGCGGATATCTGGCGCTTTCCGGTGTGCTGGAAACCCAGGCCGGGCAGGTGATCGAGGCCTACGCGCCCCATATCCGCCTGAAAGTGGGGGCAATCCATGAAGGCTGGTGCCGACTGGAGGGCCATCGCCCGTGA
- a CDS encoding DUF3426 domain-containing protein: MLTRCPDCATTFRITPEQLKARQGKVRCGECQHVFNALDSLVEEPLVAVPAATTDTSPATEKPLSAPDSPAPESISDQLDPVAEHEPPPTEPLEQPPSASPAEALTQEVEEAPSGVIPTETLAMPAEEAPAPDSATPAPAATVSADIPDMPPWIALSPPKPLRRWPWILGLTLALLALAAQTLLHFRVELAVLQPGLKPLLQAACAPLGCDVPRPRRADLLGIETSDLHPDPRHKGRLQLVMSLRNRAPFNQELPHLEVTLTDTADTALLVRSLPPPDYLPPGTDPTQGFAANSELALNLTLDVGDLPAAGYRLYLYFP; encoded by the coding sequence ATGCTGACCCGCTGCCCCGACTGCGCCACCACGTTCCGCATCACCCCGGAACAGTTGAAGGCCCGTCAGGGCAAGGTGCGTTGCGGCGAGTGCCAGCATGTATTCAACGCCCTCGACAGCCTGGTGGAGGAACCTCTGGTGGCGGTGCCCGCCGCGACGACCGACACTTCTCCGGCAACCGAGAAACCGTTGTCCGCTCCCGACTCCCCGGCGCCTGAATCCATATCTGACCAACTCGACCCGGTCGCCGAGCATGAGCCTCCCCCGACGGAGCCCCTGGAACAGCCCCCGTCGGCAAGCCCGGCGGAGGCGCTGACGCAGGAGGTCGAGGAAGCGCCCAGCGGAGTCATCCCGACCGAAACCCTGGCGATGCCAGCGGAGGAAGCCCCCGCCCCGGATTCGGCAACACCCGCGCCGGCGGCGACGGTCAGCGCCGACATTCCAGACATGCCGCCCTGGATCGCCCTGTCCCCGCCCAAACCCCTCCGGCGCTGGCCCTGGATCCTCGGCCTGACCCTCGCCCTGCTGGCCCTGGCGGCCCAGACCCTGCTGCACTTCCGGGTCGAACTGGCCGTGCTCCAGCCCGGGCTCAAGCCCCTGCTGCAGGCCGCCTGCGCCCCCCTGGGCTGCGATGTCCCCCGCCCCCGCCGCGCCGACCTGCTGGGCATCGAGACCTCGGACCTGCATCCAGACCCACGCCATAAGGGCCGCCTGCAACTGGTCATGAGTCTGCGCAACCGGGCGCCCTTCAACCAGGAACTGCCCCACCTGGAAGTCACCCTGACCGACACCGCCGACACCGCCCTGCTGGTGCGCTCCCTACCCCCCCCGGACTACCTGCCCCCAGGCACCGATCCGACCCAGGGCTTCGCCGCCAACAGTGAACTGGCCCTCAACCTGACCCTGGACGTGGGCGACCTGCCCGCAGCCGGCTACCGGCTCTACCTGTATTTCCCCTGA
- a CDS encoding carbohydrate kinase family protein produces the protein MRTLICGSMAYDTIMVFPDHFKNHILPDQIHILNVAFLVPEMRREFGGCAGNIAYNLRLLEGDALIMATVGDDSAPYMHRLKQLGLDASHVKEMPGSFTAQAFITTDLSDNQITAFHPGAMNHSHENRVAEATNVGLGILAPDGREGMMRHAREFHEAGIPFVFDPGQGLPMFNGEELLEFLKLASYCTVNDYEAKLICDRTGCSLEQLASHVQALIVTLGGEGSHIYADGQRHEIPSVKPDSVVDPTGCGDAYRAGLLYGIAQGWNWGKTGRLASLMGSIKIAHRGGQNHKLSRADIAARYQAAFGEQPW, from the coding sequence ATGCGCACGCTGATCTGCGGCTCCATGGCCTACGACACCATCATGGTGTTTCCCGACCACTTCAAGAACCATATCCTTCCCGACCAGATCCACATCCTCAACGTCGCCTTCCTGGTGCCCGAGATGCGCCGGGAATTCGGCGGCTGCGCCGGCAACATCGCCTACAACCTGCGCCTGCTGGAAGGCGATGCTCTGATCATGGCCACAGTGGGCGACGATTCCGCGCCCTATATGCACCGGCTCAAGCAGCTGGGGCTGGACGCCAGCCATGTGAAGGAAATGCCGGGCAGCTTCACCGCCCAAGCCTTCATCACCACCGACCTATCGGACAACCAGATCACCGCCTTCCATCCGGGGGCGATGAACCATTCCCACGAGAACCGGGTGGCCGAAGCCACCAACGTCGGCCTGGGCATCCTGGCCCCCGACGGGCGCGAAGGCATGATGCGCCATGCCCGGGAGTTCCACGAGGCCGGCATTCCCTTCGTGTTCGATCCGGGTCAGGGCCTGCCCATGTTCAATGGCGAGGAATTGCTGGAGTTCCTGAAACTCGCCAGCTATTGCACGGTCAATGACTACGAGGCCAAGCTGATCTGCGACCGCACGGGTTGCAGCCTCGAACAACTGGCCAGCCATGTGCAGGCCCTGATCGTAACCCTGGGAGGAGAAGGTTCCCACATCTATGCCGATGGTCAACGCCACGAAATCCCCAGCGTTAAACCCGATAGCGTGGTGGACCCCACCGGCTGCGGCGATGCCTACCGGGCCGGTCTGCTCTACGGCATTGCCCAGGGCTGGAACTGGGGAAAGACCGGACGCCTGGCCTCCCTGATGGGTTCCATCAAGATCGCCCATCGCGGTGGGCAGAATCACAAGCTATCCCGCGCCGACATCGCCGCCCGTTATCAGGCGGCCTTCGGCGAACAACCCTGGTAA
- a CDS encoding outer membrane lipoprotein, producing MKSLIAAASLATLTLLSGCANTSSGGVYGQSQTRHEMMVRLGVVESARPVKIEGNKSGVGTLTGAVIGGAAGSKVGQGKGSAVAAVLGAVAGGIAGGALENSSTQKDGVEVTVKLENGSLIAVTQEADEVFRPGERVRVLTGGGVTRVSH from the coding sequence ATGAAAAGCCTCATCGCCGCTGCCTCCCTCGCCACCCTGACCCTGCTCTCGGGCTGCGCCAACACCAGTTCGGGCGGAGTCTATGGTCAGAGCCAGACCCGTCATGAAATGATGGTGCGCCTGGGCGTGGTGGAAAGCGCCCGCCCCGTGAAGATCGAGGGCAACAAATCCGGCGTTGGCACCCTGACCGGCGCCGTGATCGGTGGCGCCGCCGGCTCCAAGGTGGGCCAGGGCAAGGGCTCGGCCGTGGCCGCCGTACTCGGCGCCGTGGCAGGTGGCATCGCCGGTGGCGCCCTGGAAAACAGCAGCACCCAGAAGGATGGCGTCGAAGTCACCGTCAAGCTGGAAAACGGCAGCCTGATCGCCGTGACCCAGGAAGCCGATGAAGTCTTCCGCCCCGGCGAACGGGTGCGGGTACTCACCGGCGGCGGCGTCACTCGCGTTTCCCATTGA
- a CDS encoding lysophospholipid acyltransferase family protein yields the protein MRIPLRLLGAALHLLGGALMVALLSPFWSEAHRQRFKQAWSRGLLRVLGIQARYRGLPPTSGLIVANHISFVDIFALNGAMPAGFVSKDEVAHWPLIGWLCRHADTLFLERGSRAAAQRARENLVQRLAAGKRVAVFPEGTTSRGDTVLPFHSALLQAAIDTGTPVTPVTLRYLDQEGNRSEAPAYVDDMTLLQCLCSIAASRGLVVEVAVLPAQASTGLDRRHLSAHLHRTISHHLSN from the coding sequence TTGAGAATTCCGCTCCGCCTGCTGGGCGCCGCCCTGCATCTGCTGGGTGGCGCCCTGATGGTGGCCCTGCTTTCCCCCTTCTGGTCCGAGGCTCATCGTCAGCGCTTCAAACAAGCCTGGTCTCGGGGGCTGTTGCGTGTCCTCGGCATCCAGGCCCGTTACCGGGGTCTGCCGCCAACCTCCGGCCTGATCGTCGCCAATCACATTTCCTTTGTGGACATCTTCGCCCTCAATGGAGCGATGCCCGCCGGCTTCGTTTCCAAGGACGAAGTGGCTCACTGGCCCCTGATCGGCTGGCTGTGCCGCCACGCCGACACCCTGTTCCTGGAACGGGGCAGCCGGGCCGCAGCCCAACGGGCCCGGGAAAACCTGGTGCAGCGTCTGGCAGCGGGCAAGCGGGTGGCAGTCTTCCCCGAGGGCACCACCAGCCGGGGCGACACGGTGCTGCCCTTTCACAGCGCCCTGCTCCAGGCGGCCATCGACACGGGCACGCCGGTCACACCCGTGACCCTGCGTTATCTGGATCAAGAAGGAAACCGGAGCGAAGCCCCGGCCTATGTGGATGACATGACGCTGCTGCAATGCCTATGCTCCATAGCCGCCAGCCGGGGACTGGTGGTGGAGGTGGCGGTGCTACCGGCACAGGCCAGTACCGGCCTGGATCGGCGCCACCTGTCGGCCCACCTGCACCGGACCATCAGCCACCATCTGAGCAACTGA